From Pseudomonas arsenicoxydans:
GCTGATGCAGCCGCGTGTAGCCGAACTAGCACCAGTCCACCCGCCACTGCCCAGCGACCTGCCAGACGCGGATCGGCAACCACCCCTCAAGATTCAGGCGCGCCATTGTTCGTTCCATTGACGCCGACCGTCGCGCATCGCTGCACGCAGTTCCTCGGTGGTAAACGGCAACCCGCGCTCGACGCCCAGCTCCACCACACGGGCAACAAACGCTTCCGTGTCATGCAAGCCCTGCAAGGTCTGGCAGAGCTGCGGATCGCTTTCCACCAGCGCTTTGAACTGCGCAAAGAACGCATGACCGACATCGGGACGTGGCGTCGCCGCCAGCCCATCAAGAATCGCCTGTTCCAGCCAGGCACCCGGACGGCAATCGAGCACCAGATGAACCCGCGCCCGAGTATCCCGATTGTCCACCCGATGCGGCCGCGACAGGTCGAGAAACCAGCACTCGCCCGCCGCCATCGGCATGCGCTGACCGTCCAGCATAAAGTCCACATGAGGCGGGCTGAGCAGCGGGATGTGTAGACGCAGATCAGCGTCTGGCCCGCCGAGGTCGTAGTCGCGATGCTCGTGAATCTGCCCGCCCGGCCCGAGCCGCAGCAGGCGTGCGCTGACGATTTCCAGCGGCAGATCACGCAATCCTTGCCGCCATCGAACATCCCGCAACCACGGCTCGCGCAACAGCGGCTCACCGCGACCGGGCGACAACTCCGTCAACGCATCCTGTGCCGAAATCAGCGCGACACCGCTCCAGTCCCCGGCGTAATAATCACTGTTGAAATGAGCGTGCCACGTATCCTCGTCAATTGCCGCCAGCGCCTGCAACAACAGCGGCAAATCCACCGCCACCGGCAAGCGGGAGAAAGCCGCTCGACTCATCGTTTCGGCAGCACCGCGCATTCGCCGAGCCAGGTCAGCAAGCGGTCGAGGCACGCCTCAACCGATAGCACTCCGGTGTCGAGTACCAAGGCAGCCGACGGCGGTGTTTCATAGGGCGCGGAAACGCCGGTAAATCCCGCCAGGTCACCGCGACGTGCCCGGGCATAATGACCTTTGGGGTCACGCTGTTCGCACACCGCCAACGAAGCGCTGCACCAGACTTCGCGGTAGTCCTCACCCAGACGCTTGGCGAACACATCTCGCAGCTCAACCAGCGGCGCGATCATGGCGAGGATGACGATCTGCCCGTTCTCCACCAACAACGCCGCCACTTCACTGGCCCGGCGAATGTTCTCCAGACGATCATGGTCGGTAAAACCCAGGTCGCGATTGAGCCCGACCCGCAGTCCGTCGCCATCGAGCACCAGGCTCTGCACGCCGCGCTCGAACAGTTTGGCGTGCAACGCCTGCGCCAGCGTCGACTTGCCCGCCGCCGGCAAACCGGTCAGCAGAATCGCCGTGCCGTGATGACCATTACGCACCTCACGCTGTTCGCGGCTGATGCTCGCCGTCGGCGCGCGTAGATTATTGTTCTGGGGCATGGGTCACCGGCACGGTTATGTTGCCCGACGCCCATGCCGCCTCGCGGTTGGCCAACGCGGTGGCAATGGACTGGACTTCGGTGGATTGGACCTCGTCCGGCATCGGATCGAGGCCGGCACTGGCGAAAATCTGACCATAAGCGTTACGCAGATCAGCATAGGACAGGTCACGGCGCAAATCTGCCTGCAACGTATTCAGTTCGCCCTGGATCAGGTCCAGTTCACCGAGGCCCGCCGCCTGATGACGGTTACGCAACTGCCCGAGAATCTGCCCGTCGATGCTCGACAATTCCTGGTTGGTCTGGAACTGGTGCAGCGCCTCCTGATAGTTGGCGTTGGCCACGTAGAGCTGGGCCAGCACGGCGATGGACATGGCCTGACGGCGCGCCTTGGCGACTTCTTCGCCGGCCTTGGCCACGTTGATCGCGGCCGGTGCGGAAATCACGTTGAACAGGTTCCAGGTCAGCTTGACCCCGTAGTCGGCCCACTTGTCATTAACCAGAAACGAGTTGCTGTCGTAATGCCCGCCCGCCGAAAACTCCAGCCCCGGCAACAATCGCAGCATGGCTTTACGGGTTTCGGCGGTGCTGATGCGAGTTTGGTAATCCTGCTCGCGCAGTTCCGGACGGCTGGCCAGGGCTTCATGTTCCAGGCTGGCCATGCCGACCTTCAATTGCGGGATCGAGTAATCATCCGGGGTCGCCAGTTTCACATCGGTGCCCATTGGCAGGTTGATCAGGGTCGCCAGTTCGGTTTTGGCCAACGACAAGGCCCGGCGCTGCTCTTGCAACTGGCGGGTCGCTTCGATCAGCGAACGCTGATAACCCAACGCCTGGACAGGATCGCCGATGCGTTGTGTGCTCATGCTTTGACTGTTGCTGCGCGCGGTATCGACCCGGGCCATCAGGCTGTCGATCTGCGTGAGCAGACGCTCGGCGGCCACCGCTCGCCAATAGGCCGAGCGCACATCCTGGACGATGGTGTTGATCACCTTGCGCCGACGTTCCTGCACGATCAGTCGCTGGTCGCCCTGCTGCTTGGCGCTGATGTAACTGACGCCGAAATCGAGGACGTTCCAGACCATGGTCAGGTCGGCCACACGGCGGTCACGGTCCTGGGAGGTCGAAGGCTCCAGAGACTGGGTACCGGTGAGCACGCTCTGGCTGCTGGAGGCACCCTGGTTGTTGCGCCCGACATAACCTGCGTCGAGCGCCATGCGCGGCAGCATGTCGAAGCTGGCGAGGTCGAGTTGGCGCTTGGCCAACGCCTCTTCCATGATCTTGAGCCGGCCTTCGAGGTTGTATTTCACCGCGCGGGCCATCGCCTGGTGCAAGGTCAAAGGACCATTGAGGGGCTCCTGACCGGTGTACATCGTTTGTAGATCACTCTTGGCGCGCTGTTCGCTGACGCTACGTTCAATCGGTTCACTTTTGACCGCACATCCGCTGATCGCCAGCGCCAGCAGACTGGCGCCGAACAACTTCTGACTTCTATTCATCCTTGACTGCCCCTGGGTTGCGCATTGTTCTTAAATTGTTCAGGCCTGCATTTCGCTGATGCCGACCTGTTTCAACGCCGCCGCCAAGCGGTCGACCTGCCGTTGCTCGGTGTCTGTGAGCTGTTGCAATTGCTGGTTCAGGGTCAATGCGCCAAACACGCCGCGCAGTCCTTGGGACGCATCCCCGCCCTTTATCGAATGACTGCCAAAGGTGTTCAGCGAATCCCGTTCGCTGGCGGTGTCCTGATTGAACAGGCTCGACAAGGTGCTGGTGCTGAACACTCCGCCATCGCCACCGCCAAAGCCGAGGAAACCGTGACCCGTGCCATCGCCACCGCTCTCGCTGCTGCTGAAGACCTGTGCAATGAAGCTTGGCGACAGCGCGCCGCGATTCATGAAAATGTCGCCCAGCGGTCGGATCCCGTTGCCGATCACCCGGTCTTCGAACAACGGTGCAAATGTCAGCGGCGAACCGAGAGTGCCGCTCGGTGGGGCGAAGATAATCGGCTGCAGTGGCACGTTGGGCTGATCAGGGACGCTGACTGGTTGCGTGACCCGGAATTCTGGATCCGGCGACACAATCACCAGCGGCGAGGTCGTCGCTACCGTGTTGACGGCGTAGCTGTTAGAGCTGCT
This genomic window contains:
- a CDS encoding aspartyl/asparaginyl beta-hydroxylase domain-containing protein, which gives rise to MSRAAFSRLPVAVDLPLLLQALAAIDEDTWHAHFNSDYYAGDWSGVALISAQDALTELSPGRGEPLLREPWLRDVRWRQGLRDLPLEIVSARLLRLGPGGQIHEHRDYDLGGPDADLRLHIPLLSPPHVDFMLDGQRMPMAAGECWFLDLSRPHRVDNRDTRARVHLVLDCRPGAWLEQAILDGLAATPRPDVGHAFFAQFKALVESDPQLCQTLQGLHDTEAFVARVVELGVERGLPFTTEELRAAMRDGRRQWNEQWRA
- the cysC gene encoding adenylyl-sulfate kinase, producing the protein MPQNNNLRAPTASISREQREVRNGHHGTAILLTGLPAAGKSTLAQALHAKLFERGVQSLVLDGDGLRVGLNRDLGFTDHDRLENIRRASEVAALLVENGQIVILAMIAPLVELRDVFAKRLGEDYREVWCSASLAVCEQRDPKGHYARARRGDLAGFTGVSAPYETPPSAALVLDTGVLSVEACLDRLLTWLGECAVLPKR
- a CDS encoding TolC family protein, with the translated sequence MNRSQKLFGASLLALAISGCAVKSEPIERSVSEQRAKSDLQTMYTGQEPLNGPLTLHQAMARAVKYNLEGRLKIMEEALAKRQLDLASFDMLPRMALDAGYVGRNNQGASSSQSVLTGTQSLEPSTSQDRDRRVADLTMVWNVLDFGVSYISAKQQGDQRLIVQERRRKVINTIVQDVRSAYWRAVAAERLLTQIDSLMARVDTARSNSQSMSTQRIGDPVQALGYQRSLIEATRQLQEQRRALSLAKTELATLINLPMGTDVKLATPDDYSIPQLKVGMASLEHEALASRPELREQDYQTRISTAETRKAMLRLLPGLEFSAGGHYDSNSFLVNDKWADYGVKLTWNLFNVISAPAAINVAKAGEEVAKARRQAMSIAVLAQLYVANANYQEALHQFQTNQELSSIDGQILGQLRNRHQAAGLGELDLIQGELNTLQADLRRDLSYADLRNAYGQIFASAGLDPMPDEVQSTEVQSIATALANREAAWASGNITVPVTHAPEQ